The sequence ACCCGCAGCCCATGTTTCTTGATATATTGTCCCACTTCGGCAAACTCCTCAACCAGCGCCGCAAAAGGATTCCAATCCTGCAAATCAGGGTGCGTCGCGAGCGGAATCAGCTTGGAGGTGAGACGGTAAACCTTAATCTCAGAAGCAACATTGTGCTTTAATAGACGCAGCGTATTATGCAGGTTCATGCGGGCGATGTTCTCCAGACGACGCAGCGCAGCTTCGCGGTCGTCCAGCTTCTTGAAAGTGGCCATTGTCATCGTCTTGGATGGAGAGCAATCCTTGATAACAGTGGACATTGCCACATAACCGAACCGCACAATCATCTCTGTTCCCCAAAAAACATCTCATAAGCCAATGCAGTCTGCACTCTGGATTCTTCTTCATTCAGCTTACGCACCAGATCCATCTCTACAGCGGTAACCTCATGTCCCTGGAAATTGATTTCGGCGATCGAAGCCGATATCTTAACAATGGCGACGGCAACATTCTCAGGGGTATAAGCAATTACCTTCTCCCCGGTCGGATACACACGGAAACCTTGCTTCACCATTTTGGTGCGTCCATACTCCAACAGCTCGTACAACTCCTGCTCATTCTTAAACTTACAGATCGAATTGAATTCCATTTGAAAACCCATCTTTCATCTCTCCTTTCTTGGCCCATTACAAACTATTCGTTATCGTACTTCAAGCTTTGTCTGTAATCATATCGCTCCAGTGCCAGCTCAATCATACGGTCCAGCAGAGCGCTATAGGATAAACCAGTCTCACGCCACAACAGTGGATACATACTGTATGGAGTGAAGCCTGGCATCGTATTGACTTCGTTAATCAGAATCTTGCCGTCAGACTTGCGCAGGAAGAAGTCCGCCCGTGTAATTCCGCTACCCTCAATCGCCCGGAAAGCCGCTATCGCCGCATCACGCAAATGGTCAGCAACCTCGGAATCTACAGGTGCCGGAATCAGCATTTGCGATTTGCCATCCGTATATTTTGCAGCATAATCATAATATTCTCCGGAAGAGACGATTTCACCCGGAACGGAGGCCTCAGGTTCATCATTGCCAAGCACACTGACCTCCACCTCACGGGCATCCACGAATTCTTCAATAATTACCTTGGTATCATAACGAAAAGCGAAATCGACAGCCTTGATCAGACTTTCCTTGTCATTAGCTTTGGAGATGCCTACACTTGAGCCCAGATTGGCAGGCTTCACGAATACCGGATATCCCAGCTTATCCTCTACATCGACAATAAGCTCGTGACTCTTACGTTTCCAGGCGCTTACATTAAAATAACAGTACTCGCATTGATCCAGACCGGCTTCTGCGAACAGCTTCTTCATCACAACCTTATCCATTCCTGCCGACGAGGCAAGAACGCCTGCCCCGATATACGGAATATTCGCCATTTCGAACAGGCCTTGAATTGTTCCATCTTCGCCGTACGTACCGTGCAGCAGCGGGAACATCACATCTATTGTCTGCTCTCCACCGGACAGTCCACTAAACACCGCGTTCAGAGCAGAACTCATATCCTCAGAAGCGTCGGCAAGCTTAAGCAACTCAATTCCGCTGAAAGGGGCTCCTAATATCCCCCCAACTTTCCACAGTCCTTGCTTGGAAATATAAAAAGGTACAATTTCGTATTTAGCGTAGTCAAAAGCGTTCATGACTGCAAATGCCGTCTGCAGCGATACTTCGTGCTCTCCGGATTTGCCTCCGTATACCAGTCCTACGGTCAATTTTGTGTTCCCCATATCCTTAACCTCTTCCTCTATTATAAATAGTCGTTAATATGAAAAAAACGGTATACCGTTCTGTCGGTCCACGCGTAGGAATCCCGATAATCCCAGAAGCGGTGACGGCTGCTAACCGTACGTGCATTTACCAGCGGCATGCCGCCAGCATCAAAAGCCGTAACGATTGTGCTGTGCTGATAGAGGCCATTGCCATCCCAATCATATTGGATGACATCACCGAGCATCAGTTGCTCCGGGCGTTCCATGACTTCAGCGCGCAATCCATGGCTGCGGCTCCCGCTCAAATAGCGCTGCAGACTGTCTGAAACTGCCCAACTGAAGCTCCACCATTCCTGTGCACCATTGAAGCCTTTGTACCACCAGCCCGTTTCTCTTTTACCAGTATAGTTGATAGGTGCTTCCCCTGCAAAGAGACATTGGGAGACATAATTAGTACAGTCTACGTCAAAAGTTTCGAACTCGGGATTGCCGTCTTTCCACCAGCGGTCGGCATATGCAGCCGCCTCCTCGCGACGGTAACGAACTTCCCTAGAACCAGCAATCCCGCCGAATATATTCTGATTCAGCAAAGGCTGTGAGGGCTGCGGAGCCGGTACAACCTCACCCCATTTGGAGAATCTCCCTGACGGCTCAACCTGAGCCCGCGGCATAGAGCTCCTTTCAGGTATGCTGCGCTCTACAGCAGCAATCTCCCAGCCATCGCCGTCCCGTACAAACGTCAGCCGCTCCGTCTCAATGGTATCCTCACGGTGGTTCAGGCCGCCTTTTTCATAATAAAGTGCGCTGTGCAGTGCCACCTCGGCTACTACCTCGGACGGAGTCTGCCGAACAGTTCGCAGCGTTCTTACTCCCGTCTCCCCGCGCAGCGGAGTGATACCTCGCTCCTTATACCATTCAGCAAGGCGGCGTGAGCGTTCCCCTTGTTCCAGCAAAAAGCGCGGATCTTTGACAGCAGAACGACGCGGCTCAGACTTAGGTTCCACCCGTCCCCTGTTTAATTGATCTACATAGACATATAAACTTTGCTTCCATTGTTGCTCCATTATTCTTACCGCCCCTTCTTCCCCCTGTTTGGCTGCTATCCTATGTATATGAGGGAAAGGTTGCAGCTATACAGATAGAATTGGGCAGGCGAAATATGGGTCTCAAAACAGGAAAAAAAACTTTACTACCCTCAATGTAACCGTTATACTTAAATAACATGCAATATGAAATTGAGTTTCAACAGATGAAACAAGGAGGCGCAAATATGCCAAGCAAGGATCATTTTTCGCTGGCCCGCACCCTGGAATCCGGCGGCAAAACTTATCGCTATTTCCATCTACAATCCCTTGAAGAACAAGGGGTGGGTGATATTTCTTCCCTACCATTTTCCATTAAAGTATTACTTGAGGCTGCTGTCCGCCAATACGACGGACGGGCGATTACTGAAGATCACGTGAAACAACTGGCTGGCTGGTCAGGCGGCATCGACCGCAATAAAGAAATCCCATTTATCCCGGCCCGGATCGTGCTGCAGGATTTCACCGGAGTACCCGTGGTAGTTGATTTGGCAGCTATGCGCGATACCGTTAAAAAAGCAGGCGGCGATCCCAAGAAGATCAATCCCCTCGTACCTGTTGACCTAGTTATTGACCACTCGGTTATGGTTGATGCTTTCGGCACTGCGGATTCTTTGGATTACAATATTAATGTTGAATTCGAACGCAATGAGGAGCGCTACCGCTTCCTACGCTGGGCGCAGACTGCCTTTAACAATTTCCGAGCAGTTCCTCCATCTACAGGTATCGTGCATCAGGTTAATCTGGAGTATTTGGCTTCCGTAGCGACTACCAAGACTACTGACGGCGAAACTGTAGTCTATCCCGATTCCCTTGTGGGAACAGATTCCCACACCACGATGATCAACGGTCTTGGTGTTGTGGGCTGGGGCGTGGGCGGTATTGAAGCAGAAGCAGGCATGCTGGGTCAGCCGTTGTATTTTGTCACACCAGATGTGGTGGGCTTCAAGCTGACAGGCAGCCTGATTGAAGGCGCTACGGCAACCGATCTGGCACTGACCGTAACGCAAATTCTTCGTAAAAAAGGCGTCGTCGGCAAATTTGTCGAATTCTATGGCCCCGGCCTGTCCAACATCAGTCTGGCTGACCGTGCTACCGTTGCCAACATGGCCCCGGAATACGGAGCTACTATCGGTTTCTTCCCTGTGGATGACGAAACGCTGAATTACCTCCGCAGCACT comes from Paenibacillus sp. 19GGS1-52 and encodes:
- a CDS encoding amidase domain-containing protein, producing the protein MMEQQWKQSLYVYVDQLNRGRVEPKSEPRRSAVKDPRFLLEQGERSRRLAEWYKERGITPLRGETGVRTLRTVRQTPSEVVAEVALHSALYYEKGGLNHREDTIETERLTFVRDGDGWEIAAVERSIPERSSMPRAQVEPSGRFSKWGEVVPAPQPSQPLLNQNIFGGIAGSREVRYRREEAAAYADRWWKDGNPEFETFDVDCTNYVSQCLFAGEAPINYTGKRETGWWYKGFNGAQEWWSFSWAVSDSLQRYLSGSRSHGLRAEVMERPEQLMLGDVIQYDWDGNGLYQHSTIVTAFDAGGMPLVNARTVSSRHRFWDYRDSYAWTDRTVYRFFHINDYL
- a CDS encoding D-alanine--D-alanine ligase, which translates into the protein MGNTKLTVGLVYGGKSGEHEVSLQTAFAVMNAFDYAKYEIVPFYISKQGLWKVGGILGAPFSGIELLKLADASEDMSSALNAVFSGLSGGEQTIDVMFPLLHGTYGEDGTIQGLFEMANIPYIGAGVLASSAGMDKVVMKKLFAEAGLDQCEYCYFNVSAWKRKSHELIVDVEDKLGYPVFVKPANLGSSVGISKANDKESLIKAVDFAFRYDTKVIIEEFVDAREVEVSVLGNDEPEASVPGEIVSSGEYYDYAAKYTDGKSQMLIPAPVDSEVADHLRDAAIAAFRAIEGSGITRADFFLRKSDGKILINEVNTMPGFTPYSMYPLLWRETGLSYSALLDRMIELALERYDYRQSLKYDNE